One Peromyscus leucopus breed LL Stock chromosome 4, UCI_PerLeu_2.1, whole genome shotgun sequence genomic region harbors:
- the Nat10 gene encoding LOW QUALITY PROTEIN: RNA cytidine acetyltransferase (The sequence of the model RefSeq protein was modified relative to this genomic sequence to represent the inferred CDS: inserted 1 base in 1 codon; substituted 1 base at 1 genomic stop codon) encodes MHRKKVDNRIRILIENGVAERQRSLFVVVGDRGKDQVVILHHMLSKATVKARPSVLWCYKKELGFSSHRKKRMRQLQKKIKSGTLNIKQDDPFELFVAATNIRYCYYNETHKILGNTFGMCVLQDFEALTPNLLARTVETVEGGGLVVILLRTMNSLKQLYTMTMDVHSRYRTEAHQDVVGRFNERFILSLASCKKCLVIDDQLNILPISSHVASIEALPPQAPDENLSPAALELQELKESLQDTQPVGVLVDCCKTLDQAKAVLKFIEGISEKTLRSTVALTAARGRGKSAALGLAIAGAVAFGYSNIFVTSPSPDNLHTLFEFVFKGFDALQYQEHLDYEIVQSLNPEFNKAVIRVNVFREHRQTIQYIHPADAVKLGQAELVVIDEAAAIPLPLVKSLLGPYLVFMASTINGYEGTGRSLSLKLIQQLRQQSAQSQVSSTAENKTTTTARLASARTLHEVSLQESIRYAPGDAVEKWLNDLLCLDCLNITRIVSGCPLPEACELYYVNRDTLFCYHKASEVFLQRLMALYVASHYKNSPNDLQMLSDAPAHHLFCLLPPVPPTQNALPEVLAVVQVCLEGEISRQSILNSLSRGKKASGDLIPWTVSEQFQDPDFGGLSGGRVVRIAVHPDYQGMGYGSRALQLLQMYYEGRFPCLEEKVFETPQEIHTVTGMVFSSXAVSLLEEVITPRKDLPPLLFKLNERPAERLDYLGVSYGLTPRLLKFWKRAGFVPVYLRQTPNDLTGEHSCIMLKTLADEDEAEQGAWLAAFWKDFRRRFLALLSYQFSSFSPALSLNILQNRNIAKPAQPALGREHLEAXFLPYDLKRLEMYSRNMVDYHLIMDLIPAISRLYFLNQLGDLALSAAQSALLLGIGLQHKSVDQLEKEIELPSGQLMGLFNRIIRKVVKLFNDVQEKAIEEQMVAVKDVVMEPTMKTLSDDLDEAAKEFQEKHKKDVGRLKDMDFSQYIIRGDDEEWNEALSKAGQNASIVSLKSDKKRKLETKQEPKQNKKLKKREMNNRKDSKLKRKK; translated from the exons ATGCACCGGAAGAAGGTGGATAACCGAATTCGGATTCTCATTGAGAATGGCGTGGCTGAGCGGCAGaggtctctttttgttgttgttggggatCGAGGAAAAGATCAG gtGGTTATTCTTCATCATATGTTGTCCAAAGCCACTGTGAAGGCTCGGCCCTCAGTCCTGTGGTGTTACAAGAAAGAGCTGGGGTTCAGCAG TCACCGGAAGAAGAGAATGCGGCAgctacagaagaaaataaaaagcggGACCTTGAACATAAAGCAAGATGACCCCTTTGAGCTCTTCGTAGCAGCCACAAACATTCGCTATTGCTACTACAACGAAACTCACAAGATCCTGGGGAATACCTTCGGCATGTGTGTCCTCCAG GATTTTGAAGCCTTAACTCCGAACTTGCTGGCCAGAACTGTAGAAACGGTAGAAGGTGGTGGACTGGTGGTCATCCTCTTACGGACCATGAACTCGCTGAAGCAGCTGTACACAATGACCATG GATGTGCATTCCAGGTACAGGACGGAGGCCCATCAGGACGTGGTGGGAAGATTTAATGAGAG GTTTATTCTCTCCCTGGCCTCTTGTAAGAAGTGTCTGGTCATTGATGACCAGCTCAACATCCTGCCCATCTCCTCCCACGTGGCCAGCATTGAGGCCTTACCTCCTCAGGCCCCG GATGAGAATCTCAGTCCTGCTGCTCTGGAGCTGCAGGAGTTGAAAGAGAGTTTGCAGGACACTCAGCCTGTGGGGGTTTTGGTGGACTGCTGCAAGACCCTGGACCAG GCCAAAGCTGTCTTGAAATTCATTGAGGGGATCTCAGAGAAGACCCTGAGGAGTACTGTGGCACTCACCGCTGCCAGGGGACGGGGCAAGTCTGCAGCCCTGGGCCTGGCTATTGCTGGGGCAGTGGCATTCGG GTATTCCAATATTTTTGTCACCTCCCCAAGCCCAGATAACCTGCACACCCTGTTTGAATTTGTGTTTAAAGGATTTGATGCTCTGCAGTATCAG GAACACCTGGATTACGAGATTGTACAGTCTCTAAACCCCGAGTTTAATAAAGCGGTGATCAGGGTCAACGTGTTCCGAGAGCACAGGCAGACTATTCAG TACATCCATCCTGCAGATGCTGTGAAGCTGGGCCAGGCTGAGCTCGTGGTCATTGATGAAGCTGCCGCTATTCCCCTCCCCCTAGTGAAGAGCCTGCTCGGGCCCTACCTGGTTTTCATGGCCTCTACCATCAACGG GTACGAGGGCACTGGCCGGTCACTGTCCCTCAAACTCATTCAGCAGCTGCGTCAGCAGAGTGCCCAGAGCCAGGTCAGCAGCACTGCTGAGAATAAGACCACAACAacagccagactggcctcag CTCGGACATTGCACGAGGTTTCCCTCCAAGAGTCAATCCGATACGCTCCTGGGGATGCAGTAGAGAAGTGGCTGAATGACCTGCTCTGCCTGGACTGCCTCAACATCACCCGAATAGTTTCCGGCTGCCCGTTGCCCGAGGCCTGTGAGCT CTACTACGTTAACAGAGATACTCTGTTCTGCTACCACAAGGCCTCTGAAGTTTTCCTCCAGCGGCTCATGGCCCTCTATGTGGCTTCTCATTACAAG AACTCTCCCAACGATCTGCAGATGCTTTCTGACGCGCCTGCCCAccacctcttctgccttctgccaccCGTGCCCCCGACCCAGAATGCCCTGCCGGAAGTGCTTGCAGTTGTCCAG GTGTGCCTTGAAGGAGAGATTTCTCGCCAGTCCATTTTGAATAGCCTGTCTCGAGGCAAGAAGGCTTCAGGGGACCTGATTCCGTGGACAGTGTCGGAACAG TTTCAGGATCCAGACTTCGGAGGCCTTTCTGGTGGACGGGTTGTTCGAATTGCTGTTCATCCGGATTATCAAGGG ATGGGCTATGGCAGCCGAGCCCTGCAGCTACTTCAGATGTACTATGAAGGCAGGTTCCCTTGTCTGGAGGAAAAGGTCTTTGAGACACCACAAGAAATCCACACTGTGACA GGGATGGTGTTCTCTTCCTAGGCTGTTAGCTTGTTGGAAGAAGTCATCACTCCCCGCAAGGATCTGCCTCCCTTACTCTTCAAGTTGAATGAGAGGCCTGCAGAGCGCTTGGATTACCTGGGGGTTTCCTATGGACTGACCCCCAGGCTTCTCAA GTTCTGGAAACGAGCCGGCTTTGTTCCTGTCTATCTGAGACAGACCCCA AACGACCTGACTGGAGAACACTCGTGCATCATGCTGAAGACACTGGCTGACGAGGACGAGGCTGAGCAGGGAGCTTGGCTTGCAGCATTTTGGAAAG ATTTTCGAAGGCGCTTCCTGGCCCTGCTGTCTTACCAGTTCAGCTCCTTCTCTCCGGCCCTGTCCCTGAACATCCTTCAGAACAGGAACATCGCGAAGCCAGCCCAGCCAG CCCTAGGCCGGGAGCATCTGGAGG CTTTTCTCCCCTATGACCTGAAGCGGCTGGAGATGTACTCTCGGAACATGGTTGATTACCATCTCATCATGGACCTTATCCCAGCCAtttcccgcctgtacttcctgaaCCAGCTCGGGGACCTTGCCCTGTCGGCTGCCCAGTCG GCTCTTCTCTTGGGAATTGGCCTGCAGCACAAGTCTGTGGATCAGCTGGAAAAGGAGATCGAGCTACCCTCAGGCCAGTTGATGGGGCTTTTCAACCGGATCATCCGCAAAGTTGTGAAG CTGTTCAATGATGTTCAGGAAAAGGCCATCGAGGAGCAGATGGTGGCAGTGAAGGATGTGGTCATGGAGCCCACAATGAAGACCCTGAGTGATGACCTG GATGAAGCAGCAAAGGAATTCCAGGAGAAGCACAAGAAAGACGTGGGGAGGCTGAAGGACATGGACTTCTCTCA